The following are encoded in a window of Nibricoccus aquaticus genomic DNA:
- the smc gene encoding chromosome segregation protein SMC translates to MHLKALKLHGFKSFADPSTLRFEPGVTAVVGPNGCGKSNIADAIRWVLGEQSAKALRGGKMQDVIFEGADTRKPSQMCEVSLLLTDCEKQLGSEFHEIEIMRRVYRDGQSEYFFNGQPCRLKDIHKLFMDTGIGRTSYSIMAQGQIDQILSSKPEERRAVFEEAAGITKYKSQRREALQKLALTDTNLARVADVIGEVGRQIGSLRRQASKALRYKKLSYRLRHLALAYSGYHYSQISTQLATLEEQVIKLRAAAETRRIHFGQRQTELEEKKALRSRLNQRVQDAQQAVFDLRSEKEQMENAANLAQIKRTGLSDRLESSRDNLGETEMQLRELSEQVDSGAQDKQQQLNLLGGSDAIFQNRNRELAVVEGELSKLEQDLQQGKFQLLTLESSVARLRTDSSGYEVDQKTSAHRHDSLLQEVEGVRQQQSSVAQQLSEFEARVEEAMMAKARAHQESTEAQQAITDLTREFRDAQKKLQDIDRQLAQRTARLKLLQQLHEKWEGFGEGAKAILQGRFDATLGGERPAPITKGLEVKPEFGKALEALLGSAVEAITVADLPTAQKILGQLESEQVGSVCLQIAELGAGNANGGELPAGLMPAGAIVNAFEAGAHPAASLLSACYIADDLNAFLEFWKANPAFSFLAVATRKGEIVDRRGLVFGGFSKKPANSIVQREIDLRETGKALVDDQKAHDDQKAFIDGISARLAEAEATLEAKREEVLTATQEVASVQAEQRNAQRSLEEVSNRLKRMESEVSSVENARHEAHSRWEKAQGQLAEAEAAVAQGRERIQQLETRIVEVRTDRDVKRDTLGQARLELAEFRQKVEVLDRGIADMQRRRSQLSELLVQRQQEIEVWTEQVGELEREADAKRARAAQLSESLVVAQQQVEQVRVELTEVEREIGGVENTQDSLRTEAESSQSEFSRCEIKLAESRARAEFLKEDVSREFQTDISTLDWKLLMWRSEDDPPDLKSLDLDDDEDEAEAGNQKPEAREQKPVVEAAPVEATSVAQAADGGAEASVSGDAPVQTEAATADAGPVKRRRKPKQKGEPNEDDLAALEKTSWDQVKADVEAIRQRIAGMGAVNLVAIEEYAELKQRYDFLKSQNDDLTTSKAELLKAIDEINETSQKQFAITFEQIKKNFEYTFTTLFGGGRAGLELIATDDPLESGIEITAQPPGTKLKSITLLSGGQKTLTAVGLLFALYMVKPSPFCLLDELDAPLDESNIGRFTDLLKKFVHESQFIIITHNKRTVAAASAIYGVTMEERGVSKTVSMRFNQDKGEPEAQQMNIAEAVRGAKGRSSKAAADERAAEAPKGAVVATVSSTAVATADEEPAPESAS, encoded by the coding sequence ATGCATCTCAAGGCCCTCAAGCTGCACGGTTTCAAATCCTTTGCCGACCCCTCCACCCTCCGTTTCGAACCTGGCGTCACCGCTGTGGTCGGGCCCAACGGTTGCGGTAAATCCAATATCGCGGACGCGATCCGCTGGGTGCTCGGTGAGCAGAGCGCGAAGGCGTTGCGCGGCGGTAAGATGCAGGACGTTATTTTCGAGGGCGCGGACACGCGCAAGCCGTCTCAGATGTGCGAAGTTTCTCTGCTACTGACGGACTGCGAGAAGCAGCTGGGCAGCGAGTTTCACGAGATTGAGATCATGCGCCGCGTGTATCGCGATGGGCAGAGCGAGTATTTCTTCAACGGACAGCCGTGCCGGTTGAAGGATATCCACAAGCTTTTCATGGACACCGGCATCGGCCGGACGAGTTATTCGATCATGGCGCAGGGGCAGATCGACCAGATCTTGTCGTCGAAGCCGGAAGAACGCCGGGCGGTGTTCGAAGAAGCGGCGGGTATCACGAAGTACAAGTCGCAGCGTCGTGAGGCGCTGCAGAAGCTGGCGTTGACCGATACGAATCTAGCGCGTGTGGCGGATGTGATTGGTGAAGTGGGCCGGCAGATCGGTTCGCTACGGAGGCAGGCGTCGAAGGCGCTTCGTTACAAGAAACTCAGCTACCGGCTGCGGCATCTGGCGCTGGCGTATAGCGGTTATCACTATTCGCAGATCAGCACGCAGCTCGCGACGCTGGAGGAGCAGGTGATCAAGCTGCGGGCGGCGGCGGAGACGCGGCGGATTCATTTTGGTCAGAGGCAGACGGAGCTCGAAGAGAAGAAGGCGCTGCGCTCGCGGCTGAATCAGCGCGTGCAGGATGCGCAGCAGGCGGTGTTCGATCTGCGGTCGGAAAAGGAGCAGATGGAAAACGCGGCGAACCTCGCGCAGATCAAGCGCACGGGGTTGAGCGACCGGTTGGAGTCGTCGCGCGATAATCTCGGCGAGACGGAGATGCAGCTGCGCGAGTTGAGCGAGCAGGTGGACAGCGGCGCGCAGGACAAGCAGCAGCAGCTAAACTTGCTGGGCGGGTCGGACGCGATTTTCCAGAATCGAAATCGCGAGCTGGCGGTGGTCGAAGGCGAACTGAGCAAGCTCGAACAGGATCTTCAGCAGGGGAAATTCCAGCTGCTGACGTTGGAGAGTTCGGTGGCGCGGCTGCGCACGGACAGCTCGGGCTACGAGGTCGATCAGAAGACCAGCGCGCACAGGCACGACTCGCTTTTGCAGGAAGTCGAAGGCGTGCGGCAGCAGCAGTCGTCGGTCGCGCAGCAGCTCTCGGAGTTCGAGGCGCGCGTGGAAGAGGCGATGATGGCGAAGGCGCGGGCGCACCAGGAATCCACGGAGGCTCAGCAGGCGATTACTGATCTCACGCGTGAGTTTCGCGATGCGCAGAAGAAGCTTCAAGACATCGACCGCCAGCTCGCGCAGCGCACGGCGCGGTTGAAACTGCTCCAGCAGTTGCACGAGAAATGGGAAGGCTTTGGCGAGGGCGCGAAGGCGATTCTCCAAGGACGTTTCGACGCGACGCTCGGTGGCGAACGTCCGGCGCCGATCACCAAAGGACTCGAAGTGAAGCCGGAGTTTGGCAAGGCGCTCGAGGCGTTGCTGGGCTCGGCAGTCGAGGCGATCACGGTGGCGGATTTGCCGACGGCGCAGAAGATTCTTGGGCAGCTGGAAAGCGAGCAAGTTGGCAGCGTTTGCTTGCAGATCGCGGAGCTCGGCGCGGGTAACGCGAATGGTGGCGAGTTGCCGGCGGGATTGATGCCGGCGGGCGCGATCGTGAATGCGTTTGAGGCGGGCGCGCATCCGGCGGCGAGTTTGTTGTCGGCGTGTTATATCGCGGACGACCTGAACGCGTTTCTGGAGTTCTGGAAGGCGAACCCGGCGTTTTCGTTCCTCGCTGTCGCCACGCGCAAAGGCGAGATCGTGGACCGGCGTGGGCTGGTGTTTGGCGGGTTCTCGAAGAAGCCGGCGAACAGCATCGTGCAGCGCGAAATCGATCTGCGGGAGACGGGTAAGGCGCTCGTCGACGACCAGAAAGCGCACGACGATCAGAAGGCTTTTATCGACGGCATCAGTGCGCGGCTCGCTGAGGCGGAGGCGACGCTTGAGGCGAAGCGCGAGGAAGTGCTGACGGCGACGCAGGAAGTCGCGTCGGTGCAGGCGGAGCAGCGAAACGCGCAGCGGTCGCTCGAAGAGGTTTCAAACCGGCTGAAGCGCATGGAGTCGGAAGTATCGTCGGTCGAGAACGCCCGGCATGAAGCGCATTCCCGCTGGGAAAAAGCGCAGGGGCAGCTCGCTGAAGCGGAGGCGGCGGTCGCCCAGGGGCGTGAGCGCATCCAGCAGTTGGAGACGCGGATTGTGGAAGTGCGCACGGATCGCGATGTGAAGCGCGACACGCTCGGGCAGGCGCGGCTGGAGCTGGCGGAGTTTCGCCAGAAGGTCGAAGTGCTCGACCGCGGCATCGCGGACATGCAGCGGCGACGTTCGCAGTTGAGCGAACTGCTCGTGCAGCGGCAGCAGGAGATCGAAGTCTGGACCGAGCAGGTCGGCGAACTCGAGCGCGAGGCCGATGCGAAGCGGGCGCGGGCGGCGCAGTTGTCGGAGTCGCTCGTGGTGGCGCAGCAGCAAGTGGAACAGGTGCGCGTCGAGCTGACGGAGGTTGAGCGCGAGATCGGCGGCGTGGAGAACACGCAGGATTCGCTGCGTACGGAAGCAGAGTCGTCGCAGAGCGAGTTCTCGCGTTGCGAAATCAAACTGGCGGAGAGCCGGGCGCGTGCGGAGTTCTTGAAAGAGGATGTGTCGCGCGAGTTTCAGACGGATATTTCGACGCTCGATTGGAAGCTGCTGATGTGGCGCTCGGAGGATGATCCACCGGATTTGAAGTCGCTCGATCTGGACGACGATGAGGATGAGGCAGAGGCCGGAAACCAGAAGCCAGAGGCCAGAGAGCAGAAGCCGGTTGTTGAAGCGGCGCCAGTTGAGGCGACTTCGGTTGCTCAGGCGGCTGATGGCGGAGCGGAGGCTTCGGTCAGTGGTGACGCGCCTGTTCAGACCGAGGCGGCGACGGCGGATGCGGGCCCGGTGAAACGTCGTCGGAAGCCGAAGCAGAAGGGCGAGCCGAACGAAGATGATTTGGCGGCGCTCGAGAAAACGAGCTGGGATCAGGTGAAGGCCGACGTGGAGGCGATTCGCCAGCGTATCGCGGGCATGGGTGCGGTGAATCTTGTGGCGATCGAGGAGTACGCGGAGCTGAAGCAACGCTATGATTTCCTCAAATCGCAGAATGACGATCTGACGACTTCTAAGGCGGAGTTGTTGAAGGCGATCGATGAGATCAACGAGACGTCGCAGAAGCAGTTCGCGATCACGTTTGAGCAGATCAAAAAGAACTTCGAGTACACGTTCACGACGCTGTTTGGCGGCGGACGCGCCGGACTGGAATTGATCGCGACCGACGATCCGCTGGAGAGCGGCATTGAGATCACGGCGCAACCGCCAGGCACGAAGCTCAAGAGCATCACGCTGCTGTCGGGTGGTCAGAAAACGCTCACGGCAGTCGGGCTGTTGTTCGCGCTCTACATGGTGAAGCCGTCGCCGTTCTGCTTGCTGGACGAACTCGACGCGCCGCTCGACGAATCCAACATCGGGCGGTTCACAGACCTGTTGAAGAAGTTCGTTCACGAGAGCCAGTTCATCATCATCACGCACAACAAGCGCACGGTGGCGGCGGCCAGCGCGATCTATGGCGTGACGATGGAAGAGCGCGGCGTGTCGAAGACGGTTTCGATGCGGTTCAACCAGGACAAGGGCGAGCCCGAGGCCCAGCAGATGAACATCGCGGAAGCGGTGCGCGGGGCGAAAGGGCGGTCGTCGAAAGCGGCGGCGGATGAGCGGGCGGCGGAGGCACCGAAGGGCGCTGTAGTTGCGACGGTTTCCTCCACTGCTGTGGCCACTGCCGACGAAGAGCCTGCACCGGAGTCCGCGTCTTAA
- a CDS encoding HNH endonuclease gives MEAVLDQPVLVLNRLWQAVNVIGAKRAFALLARGHAHVVHHHEEDFRVFSMMDWIDFSRSNPPIAEMETVHTPNRVIRLPRVILLSFFDKLPCKELKLTRNNVFERDKNHCQYCAKVFPREELNLDHVIPRHYGGKTTWENIVCSCIKCNSRKANRLPHEAHMRLIRKPVKPKWRPVISLVLNTQHREMWKDFLDVAYWNVELEE, from the coding sequence ATGGAGGCCGTACTCGATCAACCGGTGCTGGTCCTAAATCGCCTCTGGCAGGCGGTGAATGTGATCGGCGCCAAACGGGCCTTCGCGCTACTCGCGCGAGGACACGCCCACGTCGTTCATCACCACGAGGAAGATTTCCGAGTGTTCTCCATGATGGACTGGATCGATTTCTCGCGAAGCAATCCGCCGATCGCGGAGATGGAAACGGTCCACACGCCCAATCGGGTTATCCGTCTGCCGCGGGTGATCCTCCTATCGTTTTTCGACAAACTGCCGTGCAAGGAGCTGAAGCTGACGCGCAACAACGTGTTCGAGCGGGACAAGAATCACTGCCAGTATTGCGCGAAGGTTTTTCCGCGTGAAGAGCTGAATCTGGATCACGTGATCCCTCGGCATTATGGCGGGAAGACGACGTGGGAGAACATCGTGTGCTCGTGCATCAAATGTAATTCACGGAAGGCGAATCGGCTGCCGCATGAGGCGCACATGCGGCTGATTCGGAAACCAGTGAAGCCAAAGTGGAGGCCGGTGATCAGTCTCGTGTTGAACACGCAGCATCGGGAGATGTGGAAGGATTTCCTTGATGTGGCGTACTGGAACGTGGAGCTCGAAGAGTGA